The following proteins come from a genomic window of Pseudomonas putida:
- the betI gene encoding transcriptional regulator BetI, whose protein sequence is MPKVGMQPIRRQQLIEATLQAVDQVGLGDASIALIARLAGVSNGIISHYFQDKNGLIAATMRYIMNMLNEGVIARRQALTDDSPRAHLRVIIEGNFDASQVNGPAMKTWLAFWASSMHQPSLHRLQRINDHRLYSNLCCQFRRAMPLDEARTAARGLAALIDGLWLRGALSGDAFDTDQAIQIAYEYLELQLAKQQRPDTQPPASEKMRTALAQPAGA, encoded by the coding sequence ATGCCCAAGGTCGGTATGCAACCCATCCGCCGCCAGCAATTGATCGAAGCTACGCTGCAAGCAGTCGATCAGGTCGGCCTGGGAGATGCCAGCATTGCGCTGATTGCCCGTTTGGCCGGTGTGTCGAACGGCATCATCAGTCACTACTTTCAGGACAAGAACGGCCTGATAGCGGCGACGATGCGCTACATCATGAACATGCTCAACGAGGGCGTGATCGCTCGTCGCCAGGCACTGACCGACGACAGTCCGCGAGCCCACCTGAGGGTGATCATCGAAGGCAACTTCGATGCCAGCCAGGTGAATGGCCCGGCAATGAAAACCTGGTTGGCCTTCTGGGCCTCCAGCATGCACCAGCCGTCCTTGCACAGGTTGCAGCGGATCAACGATCACCGCCTGTATTCCAACCTGTGCTGCCAGTTCCGCCGCGCCATGCCGCTCGATGAAGCGCGCACCGCCGCCCGCGGCCTGGCTGCCTTGATCGACGGGCTGTGGCTGCGCGGAGCGCTGTCGGGCGACGCCTTCGACACCGACCAGGCGATACAGATCGCTTACGAATACCTGGAACTACAACTGGCTAAACAGCAGCGCCCGGACACGCAACCACCGGCCTCTGAAAAAATGCGCACAGCCCTTGCCCAGCCGGCCGGAGCGTGA